From Vogesella sp. XCS3, the proteins below share one genomic window:
- a CDS encoding DsbA family protein, which produces MVNATLHYYYDPLCGWCYGAAPLTAAAAAIPGMRVVLHAGAMMSGASSQPVTPQLRSYVMPHDQRIHALTGQPFGDAYFNGLLLDGNAVFDSTPPTLAILAAQALAGRGLAMLHRIQQAHYAEGRRIADADVLQALAVELGLDAVAFAAEYQRQGGEFDAHVGRSHRDMAANGLRGFPSLLLELNGKLQKLDISPWLGQPTAFAGHLQALLSGATAGEVADGAFCTPQGCQ; this is translated from the coding sequence ATGGTAAACGCTACCCTGCATTACTACTACGACCCGCTATGCGGCTGGTGCTACGGTGCCGCACCGCTCACCGCCGCGGCGGCCGCCATCCCCGGCATGCGCGTGGTACTGCACGCTGGGGCCATGATGAGTGGTGCCAGCAGCCAGCCGGTCACCCCGCAGCTGCGCAGCTATGTGATGCCGCACGACCAGCGCATCCACGCGCTGACCGGCCAGCCGTTCGGTGATGCCTACTTCAACGGCCTGCTGCTGGATGGCAACGCGGTATTCGACAGCACACCGCCGACGCTGGCGATTCTGGCTGCCCAGGCACTGGCGGGGCGTGGCCTGGCCATGCTGCACCGTATCCAGCAGGCGCATTACGCCGAAGGCCGCCGTATTGCCGACGCCGATGTGCTGCAGGCGCTGGCTGTGGAGCTGGGGCTGGACGCTGTGGCCTTTGCGGCCGAGTACCAGCGCCAGGGCGGCGAGTTCGACGCCCACGTTGGCCGCAGCCATCGTGACATGGCGGCCAACGGTCTGCGCGGTTTTCCTTCGCTGCTGCTGGAGCTGAACGGCAAACTGCAAAAGCTGGATATCTCGCCGTGGCTGGGCCAGCCCACCGCCTTTGCCGGCCACTTGCAGGCCTTGCTATCCGGCGCCACCGCCGGTGAGGTTGCCGACGGGGCATTCTGCACGCCTCAGGGCTGCCAGTAG